One stretch of Chiroxiphia lanceolata isolate bChiLan1 chromosome 1, bChiLan1.pri, whole genome shotgun sequence DNA includes these proteins:
- the DBF4 gene encoding protein DBF4 homolog A isoform X1, producing the protein MKPSAAEAADRAARPPDGIQAKPEKIRSSLKNVKKDIGKPEKLKYKPLTGKVFYLDIPSNVISEKLGKDLKELGGRVESFLSKDINYLVTNKKEAKFARTLGQISPVPSPESACIGGNGSPHPSSRKDQRDGSSFKLVDTVRMSRGKSLVEKAIKEQDLIPSGSILSNALSWGVKILHIDDVKNCIEQKKRELYLIKRADNSSKDVGKHVTAQKSKTGRLKNPFIRVEDTSRQYRPFYLQLPSFPFLNYCVPKPYSPFEVDKKYPSGQKQTHSKQRNKINSDKDCGMPAQLPQKDKKKRGYCECCGKKYEDLQTHLESERHQNFAQSTQYKVVDDIISKLVYEFVAYKDDTTKIRRTKCSTGCFSPIIGKITRPDELQERLKKQRISLKTYSWKDTAMQVLKLDCQPAEVQPNSVPTPPPISASGCSLLYCHPSQPSELKSKFRINDENIKTGCSYAANLRETVESSNTIQPPLQKDNKAYTENLSRAYEPFSKEILEPEANRKNLQCFQEGTCTLGSHTQVRDFSEKDKNLTQPKRKLNNAVVLPAKHLKKTDANPTFVKKHHDLCDNHQQMQHNVLLEAEVSDTAMNKELNALAASADCSSPSGKLHRKVKPNLGRNKRETRKQSMEISIKCTDGLSIPEEKRSTCSSPLQPLLELFQTSERNSEFVGFSDYTESKGSTSINETCEGHNTKATWALFSSSSSSLFLGF; encoded by the exons ATGAAGCCGAGCGCTGCCGAGGCCGCTGACAGAGCAGCTCGTCCCC cagatgGAAtacaagcaaaaccagaaaagataAGATCTTCTCTCAAGAATGTGAAAAAAGATATAGGAAAACCAGAGAAACTTAAATATAAGCCACTAACTGGGAAGGTGTTTTACCTCGATATCCCATCAAATGTGATCTCTGAAAAATTAGGAAAGGACCTCAAAGAGCTGGGAGGG AGGGTGGAGAGTTTCCTTAGTAAGGATATCAACTACCTGGTGACtaataaaaaggaagcaaaatttGCACGAACTCTTGGCCAGATTTCTCCTGTTCCTAGCCCAGAATCTGCATGTATTGGAGGAAATGGTTCACCTCATCCTAGCAGCCGAAAAGATCAACGTGATGGAAGTTCATTTAAGTTGGTAGATACA GTGCGTATGAGCAGAGGAAAATCCTTGGTTGAAAAAGCAATCAAAGAACAG GATTTAATCCCCTCTGGTAGTATACTGTCCAATGCTTTGAGTTGGGGAGTGAAGATACTTCATATTgatg ATGTTAAGAATTGTattgaacaaaagaaaagggaacTCTATCTAATCAAAAGAGCAGACAATTCTTCTAAAGATGTG GGAAAACATGTTACTGCTCAAAAGTCAAAAA CAGGTAGACTGAAAAATCCATTTATCAGGGTGGAAGATACAAGTCG CCAGTACCGACCGTTTTATCTGCAACTACccagttttccatttctgaacTACTGTGTTCCAAAGCCATATAGTCCATTTGAAGTGGATAAGAAGTATCCTTCTGGTCAAAAGCAAACTCACTCTAAGCAAAG aaacaaaataaatagtgACAAGGACTGTGGAATGCCTGCTCAGCTTCCtcagaaggacaaaaaaaagagaggataTTGTGAATGTTGTGGGAAGAAATATGAAGATCTGCAAACA CATCTTGAAAGTGAACGGCACCAAAATTTTGCACAAAGTACACAATATAAAGTTGTTGATGATATAATCTCAAAGTTAGTTTATGAGTTTGTTGCATACAAAGATGatacaacaaaaataagaag GACAAAATGTAGCACAGGATGTTTTTCTCCTATTATTGGAAAGATAACTAGACCAGATGAGCTACAGGAACGATTGAAAAAGCAACgcatttctttgaaaacttaCTCCTGGAAGGATACGGCAATGCAGGTGCTCAAGCTGGATTGCCAGCCTGCAGAAGTACAACCAAATTCTGTGCCCACACCTCCCCCTATTTCTGCATCTGGCTGTTCACTTCTTTATTGTCACCCATCACAACCTTCAGAACTAAAAAGTAAATTCAGAATTaatgatgaaaatattaaaactggTTGCTCCTATGCTGCAAACTTGAGAGAGACTGTTGAATCATCAAATACCATACAACCGCCCCTTCAGAAAGACAACAAAGCATACACAGAGAACTTGTCTCGAGCTTACGAGCCATTCAGCAAGGAAATACTGGAACCAGAGGCAAATAGGAAGAATTTACAGTGTTTTCAGGAAGGCACGTGTACTTTAGGTTCTCATACTCAAGTTAGagatttcagtgaaaaagacaaaaacctaACACAGCCAAAACgaaaattaaataatgcagTGGTTCTACCagcaaagcatttgaaaaaaacagatgcCAATCCTACGTTTGTCAAGAAACATCATGATTTATGTGATAATCATCAACAAATGCAGCACAATGTCCTTCTGGAGGCTGAGGTATCTGATACTGCTATGAATAAAGAACTTAATGCGTTGGCTGCCAGCGCTGACTGCAGTTCACCATCTGGAAAGCTGCACAGAAAAGTGAAACCTAACTTGGgaaggaataaaagagaaacCCGGAAACAGAGCATGGAGATAAGTATAAAGTGTACAGATGGACTATCTATTCctgaagagaagagaagcacTTGTAGCTCACCACTGCAGCCCCTGTTGGAATTGTTTCAGACAAGTGAAAGAAACTCAGAATTTGTAGGTTTTTCAGATTACACTGAGAGCAAAGGTTCAACGAGCATAAATGAAACATGTGAAGGGCATAACACAAAGGCTACGTGGGcgttattttcctcttcatcctcaTCTCTGTTTCTTGGATTTTAA
- the DBF4 gene encoding protein DBF4 homolog A isoform X3 → MKPSAAEAADRAARPHGIQAKPEKIRSSLKNVKKDIGKPEKLKYKPLTGKVFYLDIPSNVISEKLGKDLKELGGRVESFLSKDINYLVTNKKEAKFARTLGQISPVPSPESACIGGNGSPHPSSRKDQRDGSSFKLVDTVRMSRGKSLVEKAIKEQDLIPSGSILSNALSWGVKILHIDDVKNCIEQKKRELYLIKRADNSSKDVGKHVTAQKSKTGRLKNPFIRVEDTSRQYRPFYLQLPSFPFLNYCVPKPYSPFEVDKKYPSGQKQTHSKQRNKINSDKDCGMPAQLPQKDKKKRGYCECCGKKYEDLQTHLESERHQNFAQSTQYKVVDDIISKLVYEFVAYKDDTTKIRRTKCSTGCFSPIIGKITRPDELQERLKKQRISLKTYSWKDTAMQVLKLDCQPAEVQPNSVPTPPPISASGCSLLYCHPSQPSELKSKFRINDENIKTGCSYAANLRETVESSNTIQPPLQKDNKAYTENLSRAYEPFSKEILEPEANRKNLQCFQEGTCTLGSHTQVRDFSEKDKNLTQPKRKLNNAVVLPAKHLKKTDANPTFVKKHHDLCDNHQQMQHNVLLEAEVSDTAMNKELNALAASADCSSPSGKLHRKVKPNLGRNKRETRKQSMEISIKCTDGLSIPEEKRSTCSSPLQPLLELFQTSERNSEFVGFSDYTESKGSTSINETCEGHNTKATWALFSSSSSSLFLGF, encoded by the exons ATGAAGCCGAGCGCTGCCGAGGCCGCTGACAGAGCAGCTCGTCCCC atgGAAtacaagcaaaaccagaaaagataAGATCTTCTCTCAAGAATGTGAAAAAAGATATAGGAAAACCAGAGAAACTTAAATATAAGCCACTAACTGGGAAGGTGTTTTACCTCGATATCCCATCAAATGTGATCTCTGAAAAATTAGGAAAGGACCTCAAAGAGCTGGGAGGG AGGGTGGAGAGTTTCCTTAGTAAGGATATCAACTACCTGGTGACtaataaaaaggaagcaaaatttGCACGAACTCTTGGCCAGATTTCTCCTGTTCCTAGCCCAGAATCTGCATGTATTGGAGGAAATGGTTCACCTCATCCTAGCAGCCGAAAAGATCAACGTGATGGAAGTTCATTTAAGTTGGTAGATACA GTGCGTATGAGCAGAGGAAAATCCTTGGTTGAAAAAGCAATCAAAGAACAG GATTTAATCCCCTCTGGTAGTATACTGTCCAATGCTTTGAGTTGGGGAGTGAAGATACTTCATATTgatg ATGTTAAGAATTGTattgaacaaaagaaaagggaacTCTATCTAATCAAAAGAGCAGACAATTCTTCTAAAGATGTG GGAAAACATGTTACTGCTCAAAAGTCAAAAA CAGGTAGACTGAAAAATCCATTTATCAGGGTGGAAGATACAAGTCG CCAGTACCGACCGTTTTATCTGCAACTACccagttttccatttctgaacTACTGTGTTCCAAAGCCATATAGTCCATTTGAAGTGGATAAGAAGTATCCTTCTGGTCAAAAGCAAACTCACTCTAAGCAAAG aaacaaaataaatagtgACAAGGACTGTGGAATGCCTGCTCAGCTTCCtcagaaggacaaaaaaaagagaggataTTGTGAATGTTGTGGGAAGAAATATGAAGATCTGCAAACA CATCTTGAAAGTGAACGGCACCAAAATTTTGCACAAAGTACACAATATAAAGTTGTTGATGATATAATCTCAAAGTTAGTTTATGAGTTTGTTGCATACAAAGATGatacaacaaaaataagaag GACAAAATGTAGCACAGGATGTTTTTCTCCTATTATTGGAAAGATAACTAGACCAGATGAGCTACAGGAACGATTGAAAAAGCAACgcatttctttgaaaacttaCTCCTGGAAGGATACGGCAATGCAGGTGCTCAAGCTGGATTGCCAGCCTGCAGAAGTACAACCAAATTCTGTGCCCACACCTCCCCCTATTTCTGCATCTGGCTGTTCACTTCTTTATTGTCACCCATCACAACCTTCAGAACTAAAAAGTAAATTCAGAATTaatgatgaaaatattaaaactggTTGCTCCTATGCTGCAAACTTGAGAGAGACTGTTGAATCATCAAATACCATACAACCGCCCCTTCAGAAAGACAACAAAGCATACACAGAGAACTTGTCTCGAGCTTACGAGCCATTCAGCAAGGAAATACTGGAACCAGAGGCAAATAGGAAGAATTTACAGTGTTTTCAGGAAGGCACGTGTACTTTAGGTTCTCATACTCAAGTTAGagatttcagtgaaaaagacaaaaacctaACACAGCCAAAACgaaaattaaataatgcagTGGTTCTACCagcaaagcatttgaaaaaaacagatgcCAATCCTACGTTTGTCAAGAAACATCATGATTTATGTGATAATCATCAACAAATGCAGCACAATGTCCTTCTGGAGGCTGAGGTATCTGATACTGCTATGAATAAAGAACTTAATGCGTTGGCTGCCAGCGCTGACTGCAGTTCACCATCTGGAAAGCTGCACAGAAAAGTGAAACCTAACTTGGgaaggaataaaagagaaacCCGGAAACAGAGCATGGAGATAAGTATAAAGTGTACAGATGGACTATCTATTCctgaagagaagagaagcacTTGTAGCTCACCACTGCAGCCCCTGTTGGAATTGTTTCAGACAAGTGAAAGAAACTCAGAATTTGTAGGTTTTTCAGATTACACTGAGAGCAAAGGTTCAACGAGCATAAATGAAACATGTGAAGGGCATAACACAAAGGCTACGTGGGcgttattttcctcttcatcctcaTCTCTGTTTCTTGGATTTTAA
- the DBF4 gene encoding protein DBF4 homolog A isoform X2: MKPSAAEAADRAARPPDGIQAKPEKIRSSLKNVKKDIGKPEKLKYKPLTGKVFYLDIPSNVISEKLGKDLKELGGRVESFLSKDINYLVTNKKEAKFARTLGQISPVPSPESACIGGNGSPHPSSRKDQRDGSSFKLVDTVRMSRGKSLVEKAIKEQDLIPSGSILSNALSWGVKILHIDDVKNCIEQKKRELYLIKRADNSSKDVGKHVTAQKSKSRLKNPFIRVEDTSRQYRPFYLQLPSFPFLNYCVPKPYSPFEVDKKYPSGQKQTHSKQRNKINSDKDCGMPAQLPQKDKKKRGYCECCGKKYEDLQTHLESERHQNFAQSTQYKVVDDIISKLVYEFVAYKDDTTKIRRTKCSTGCFSPIIGKITRPDELQERLKKQRISLKTYSWKDTAMQVLKLDCQPAEVQPNSVPTPPPISASGCSLLYCHPSQPSELKSKFRINDENIKTGCSYAANLRETVESSNTIQPPLQKDNKAYTENLSRAYEPFSKEILEPEANRKNLQCFQEGTCTLGSHTQVRDFSEKDKNLTQPKRKLNNAVVLPAKHLKKTDANPTFVKKHHDLCDNHQQMQHNVLLEAEVSDTAMNKELNALAASADCSSPSGKLHRKVKPNLGRNKRETRKQSMEISIKCTDGLSIPEEKRSTCSSPLQPLLELFQTSERNSEFVGFSDYTESKGSTSINETCEGHNTKATWALFSSSSSSLFLGF, from the exons ATGAAGCCGAGCGCTGCCGAGGCCGCTGACAGAGCAGCTCGTCCCC cagatgGAAtacaagcaaaaccagaaaagataAGATCTTCTCTCAAGAATGTGAAAAAAGATATAGGAAAACCAGAGAAACTTAAATATAAGCCACTAACTGGGAAGGTGTTTTACCTCGATATCCCATCAAATGTGATCTCTGAAAAATTAGGAAAGGACCTCAAAGAGCTGGGAGGG AGGGTGGAGAGTTTCCTTAGTAAGGATATCAACTACCTGGTGACtaataaaaaggaagcaaaatttGCACGAACTCTTGGCCAGATTTCTCCTGTTCCTAGCCCAGAATCTGCATGTATTGGAGGAAATGGTTCACCTCATCCTAGCAGCCGAAAAGATCAACGTGATGGAAGTTCATTTAAGTTGGTAGATACA GTGCGTATGAGCAGAGGAAAATCCTTGGTTGAAAAAGCAATCAAAGAACAG GATTTAATCCCCTCTGGTAGTATACTGTCCAATGCTTTGAGTTGGGGAGTGAAGATACTTCATATTgatg ATGTTAAGAATTGTattgaacaaaagaaaagggaacTCTATCTAATCAAAAGAGCAGACAATTCTTCTAAAGATGTG GGAAAACATGTTACTGCTCAAAAGTCAAAAA GTAGACTGAAAAATCCATTTATCAGGGTGGAAGATACAAGTCG CCAGTACCGACCGTTTTATCTGCAACTACccagttttccatttctgaacTACTGTGTTCCAAAGCCATATAGTCCATTTGAAGTGGATAAGAAGTATCCTTCTGGTCAAAAGCAAACTCACTCTAAGCAAAG aaacaaaataaatagtgACAAGGACTGTGGAATGCCTGCTCAGCTTCCtcagaaggacaaaaaaaagagaggataTTGTGAATGTTGTGGGAAGAAATATGAAGATCTGCAAACA CATCTTGAAAGTGAACGGCACCAAAATTTTGCACAAAGTACACAATATAAAGTTGTTGATGATATAATCTCAAAGTTAGTTTATGAGTTTGTTGCATACAAAGATGatacaacaaaaataagaag GACAAAATGTAGCACAGGATGTTTTTCTCCTATTATTGGAAAGATAACTAGACCAGATGAGCTACAGGAACGATTGAAAAAGCAACgcatttctttgaaaacttaCTCCTGGAAGGATACGGCAATGCAGGTGCTCAAGCTGGATTGCCAGCCTGCAGAAGTACAACCAAATTCTGTGCCCACACCTCCCCCTATTTCTGCATCTGGCTGTTCACTTCTTTATTGTCACCCATCACAACCTTCAGAACTAAAAAGTAAATTCAGAATTaatgatgaaaatattaaaactggTTGCTCCTATGCTGCAAACTTGAGAGAGACTGTTGAATCATCAAATACCATACAACCGCCCCTTCAGAAAGACAACAAAGCATACACAGAGAACTTGTCTCGAGCTTACGAGCCATTCAGCAAGGAAATACTGGAACCAGAGGCAAATAGGAAGAATTTACAGTGTTTTCAGGAAGGCACGTGTACTTTAGGTTCTCATACTCAAGTTAGagatttcagtgaaaaagacaaaaacctaACACAGCCAAAACgaaaattaaataatgcagTGGTTCTACCagcaaagcatttgaaaaaaacagatgcCAATCCTACGTTTGTCAAGAAACATCATGATTTATGTGATAATCATCAACAAATGCAGCACAATGTCCTTCTGGAGGCTGAGGTATCTGATACTGCTATGAATAAAGAACTTAATGCGTTGGCTGCCAGCGCTGACTGCAGTTCACCATCTGGAAAGCTGCACAGAAAAGTGAAACCTAACTTGGgaaggaataaaagagaaacCCGGAAACAGAGCATGGAGATAAGTATAAAGTGTACAGATGGACTATCTATTCctgaagagaagagaagcacTTGTAGCTCACCACTGCAGCCCCTGTTGGAATTGTTTCAGACAAGTGAAAGAAACTCAGAATTTGTAGGTTTTTCAGATTACACTGAGAGCAAAGGTTCAACGAGCATAAATGAAACATGTGAAGGGCATAACACAAAGGCTACGTGGGcgttattttcctcttcatcctcaTCTCTGTTTCTTGGATTTTAA